Proteins from a single region of Argopecten irradians isolate NY chromosome 7, Ai_NY, whole genome shotgun sequence:
- the LOC138327226 gene encoding uncharacterized protein — protein sequence MNTEKTKIVVFRNGRNIKESESWTYEGKGISVVDEFCYLGVLLQFNNKFKTTIKHIASQARKAVFALRAKCNQVNFNIKTLLHLFDTYIVSILHYACETWAGFKADEVEKVHIEFCKNILCVKKSTCNAMVYYELGRFPLVNQQIFKAFKYWFKLLNSNNCILKEIYQFFFKETEKVHPKHNFLVFIKQKLSELGLGYIWLRQSPADIILLPLIKQRIDDQTKQLLLATISTSSKCDLFRYLVDDVTLQFYLTKSLSKQRRISVSKLRLSAHNLAIETGRYRNVERNNRLCRNCELFEIEDEYHFLFICPKFSDIRRKYIKNYFWVKPSVYKVIELLNTHNMKDLNSLGKYIIEANNSRIT from the coding sequence ATGAACACTGAAAAGACCAAAATTGTAGTTTTTCGAAATGGTAGGAATATTAAGGAATCGGAATCATGGACATATGAAGGAAAAGGTATTTCAGTTGTTGATGAATTTTGTTATTTAGGCGTTTTACTACAATTTAATAACAAGTTCAAAACCACTATTAAACACATAGCTAGTCAAGCTCGCAAGGCCGTTTTTGCCTTGCGGGCAAAGTGCAATCAagtaaatttcaatattaaaactttattacatttatttgatacatatattgttAGCATCCTTCATTATGCTTGTGAAACATGGGCGGGATTTAAAGCTGATGAAGTTGAAAAGGTTCATatagaattttgtaaaaatattttatgtgtaaaaaaatcaacttgTAATGCAATGGTTTATTATGAACTTGGTCGTTTTCCCTTGGTAAATCAACAAATCTTCAAAGCCTTCAAGTATTGGTTTAAACTATTGAATAGTAATAACTGTATTTTGAAGGAAATATATCAGTTCTTTTTTAAGGAAACTGAAAAAGTACAtccaaaacataattttttagtGTTTATTAAACAGAAACTATCTGAACTTGGGTTAGGTTATATATGGTTAAGGCAGTCTCCTGCTGATATCATTTTACTTCCGTTAATTAAACAACGAATTGATGATCAGACAAAACAACTGTTGTTGGCAACAATAAGCACTTCCAGTAAATGTGATCTCTTTAGATATCTAGTAGATGACGTaacattacaattttatttaacgAAGTCTCTTTCAAAACAACGTAGAATTTCTGTATCCAAACTCCGTCTTTCAGCTCATAATCTTGCAATCGAGACAGGTAGATATAGAAATGTTGAAAGGAATAATAGATTATGTAGAAACTGTGAACTCTTCGAAATagaagatgaatatcattttttatttatttgtccaaaattttcaGATATTCGgagaaaatacattaaaaactatttttgggTAAAGCCATCTGTTTACAAAGTTATTGAATTGCTAAATACACATAACATGAAAGATCTTAATTCATTAGGCAAGTACATAATTGAGGCAAACAACAGCAGAATCACTTAA